The region CGACGTGATCGAGGAACTGCGCGAGGCGTGAACGGGCAGGGCGCCGCTGACCCGCCGCGATCCGAGCCGGCGGGATCTGGCCCGGCGGGATCTGGCCTGGCGGGATCTGGCCCGGCCGAAGCTTCGGGCCGGCGGCAGCGGCACGAGGCGTGGATGCGGCGGGCCCTGGCGGTGGCCGCCGCCGCCGACGGTCTGCCGGGCGCGGCCGGTGACCCATCCGACGCCGGTGACCCGTTCGACGACGTGCCGGTCGGCGCGGTGCTCTATGACCCGGACGGGGTCGAACTGGCCATCGGCCGCAACGAGCGCGAGCGTACCGGTGATCCGACCGCGCACGCCGAGATCCTGGCGCTGCGCCGGGCGGCCGAGTCGCGCGGCGCCTGGCGGCTGGACGGCTGCACCCTGGTGGTGACCCTCGAACCGTGCACCATGTGCGCGGGCGCGCTGGTGCTGGCCCGGATCTCCACCCTGGTCTTCGGGGCGTGGGAACCGAAGACCGGCGCGGTCGGCTCGCTCTGGGACGTCGTACGCGACCGCCGACTCAACCACCGCCCCGAGGTGTACGGCGGCGTGCTGGCGGCCGAGTCCGCAGCGTTGTTGCGCGCCTTC is a window of Micromonospora sp. NBC_01699 DNA encoding:
- a CDS encoding nucleoside deaminase — encoded protein: MRRALAVAAAADGLPGAAGDPSDAGDPFDDVPVGAVLYDPDGVELAIGRNERERTGDPTAHAEILALRRAAESRGAWRLDGCTLVVTLEPCTMCAGALVLARISTLVFGAWEPKTGAVGSLWDVVRDRRLNHRPEVYGGVLAAESAALLRAFFR